From the genome of Amia ocellicauda isolate fAmiCal2 chromosome 14, fAmiCal2.hap1, whole genome shotgun sequence, one region includes:
- the LOC136768114 gene encoding 1-phosphatidylinositol phosphodiesterase — MKGKGSPGYLLIRLGVWAALLAIGCQGAIQTPDYDDTSSPQFLNPSWMAGIPDERPLSEVNLPGTHNSMAFYGGALTECQSWPLSLQLRAGVRFLDVRVRHVRGNLTIHHGIVYQRAHFGTVLEEVTRFLRERPTETVLMRVKEEFSETHALYDAVVSYIRAYGDWDLLWHSRDTPTMGQARGKLIILQNFSGPHLGMSYGAMDIADEWKVPTLLHIPTKWQSVYEHLDAAMAGDCGRLFLTYASGAGVFAYPNAVAQRINSWLYQHLATLAGQKLRVGMVVMDFPGAPLLKMIIDLN; from the exons ATGAAAGGAAAAGGGAGTCCAGGGTATCTTCTAATCCGGCTGGGGGTCTGGGCAGC CCTCCTTGCCATCGGGTGCCAAGGGGCGATCCAGACACCTGATTATGACGACACCAGCAGTCCCCAGTTCCTTAATCCCTCCTGGATGGCGGGCATCCCTGACGAGCGCCCACTCTCGGAGGTGAACCTACCCGGCACCCACAACAGCATGGCGTTTTATGGGGGGGCGCTCACGGAGTGCCAGTCCTGGCCGCTGTCCCTTCAGCTCCGAGCGGGCGTCCGCTTCCTGGACGTGCGGGTCCGCCATGTGCGGGGCAATCTCACCATCCACCACGGGATTGTGTACCAGCGGGCGCACTTCGGCACGGTCCTGGAGGAGGTCACCCGCTTCCTCCGGGAGAGGCCCACGGAGACCGTGCTCATGAGGGTGAAGGAGGAGTTCAGCGAGACGCACGCCCTCTACGACGCCGTGGTCAGCTACATCCGTGCATACGGGGACTGGGACCTACTGTGGCACAGCAGGGACACCCCCACCATGGGCCAGGCTCGCGGCAAACTCATCATCCTGCAGAACTTCTCCGGCCCCCACCTCGGGATGTCCTATGGCGCCATGGACATAGCGGACGAGTGGAAGGTGCCCACTCTCTTGCACATTCCCACCAAGTGGCAGAGCGTCTACGAGCACCTGGATGCTGCCATGGCAGGTGATTGCGGGCGCCTCTTCCTCACTTACGCCAGCGGGGCGGGCGTCTTTGCTTACCCCAACGCCGTAGCCCAGCGCATCAACTCCTGGCTCTACCAGCACCTGGCCACCCTCGCGGGGCAGAAACTCCGGGTGGGAATGGTGGTCATGGACTTCCCGGGAGCTCCCCTCTTGAAGATGATCATCGATTTAAACTGA